The sequence GCCTACCGCACGGCCTACGGCCGCAACCTGCGCCGTGGCGCCTCGGTCTCCCGGCCGGACGTGGCGCACTACATGCTGCGCTGCCTCGACGATCCGACCAGCGAGCGCCAGACCGTCGGGATCGCGCGGTAGGCCGGCTACCTGGCCGGCATCAGCAGCAGCACGGCGGCTCCGAGCCCGCAGAGCAGATAGCACTGGCCGACGAGCCCGGTGCTGCAGGAGCGCAGGGTCAGGCGGAGCTGGTCGCGGCGGGACGCGAAGCAGGCCGGGCGGGAGGCCCGCCGGCCGCCGAACACGAGCGGAACGCGCGCGCCGACCGGCACCGGCCTCAGCAGCGGAAGCCGGGTCCGGTGGGTCTGGCCGTCGTCCGTGACATAGCTGACGACCGCCCAGCACGGTGCGGCCACCGTCTGGACCAACCGCGAGGTGTGCACGCCCTCGACGACACCGACGCCCCGGACGCCCCGGTGCTGGCGACCGGCCCTGGACCACAGGTCGAGACCGGGCAGCAGCGCGAACAACGCGACGGCCGCCCACCAGACCGTCGCCGGGACGCCCTCGTGGTCGGTCAGCGCGGCCGCCGTCGCCATGAGGAGCACCGGCACGACGACGAGGATGACGAACACGCAGACCAGGCGCCGGTCCGCCCCCTGCCACCGGTCCGGCGCGTCGGCCGCGCGGACCGGGCGCCACCTGGCCCGGGAGTCCCTCGGGTCGTCGCTGGCGACGATGTCGGCGCCGGTCGAGGCCGCGTCCCCCCGCGGTGCCTGGTCCACCGTCGCCGCCTCCTCGGACCCTGGGCGCCGGGACGGCCGCCCGCGGCAGGGCCGCCCACTCTCCCAGGCGAATCAGCCGGCGGGCAACCGCTTGCCGGGCCTTCGCGCCTGGACCAGCTGAACGACATTGCCTTCCGGGTCGACGCAGTCACAGTGCAGCGCGTCGCGGAACTCCCAGGCCGTGGCGGCGGGGCTCACCTGGCCGCCGAGGGCGCCGGCGACCGGCCGGAGCGCCTCGATGTCGGCGACCTCGAAGGCGAGCTTGACCGGCGTGTTCGAGCGCCGGTCCGGCGGCGTGGCGGTGGGCACCGCGTCGCCCGACCGGACGAGGGTGAGCAGCCAGGCGTCGGATTCCAACCCGCGGTAACCGTCCGCGCCGTCGGCGGGGGTGAGCCCGAAGCAGCCTTCGTAAAAGGCGCGCATGCGTTCCAGGTCCCCGACGTAGATGACCGCTGCCGCCCGCATGAGCGAACCTTACCGGTCACGCCTGCGCTACCGTCGCCACGACGCAACGCCCTGCCAGAACGCGGATTCTTCTTGAGGGGCGCGCAGAGAGGGACCGACATGGCCGGCCTTCAGACCTTCCAACTCCCCGACTCGGTGGACGGCACCCCGCTCGACCTCCAGTTGGCCCAGGAACTGGTCCGCGCGTGGCGGACCGACGGAATCCTCCAGGTGGCGACCGACCCGGCGCAGAGCCGCAGGACACACGCGGCCCTGGAGTCGAGCAGGCGCTTCTTCAGCCAGCCCGCCGCGGTCAAGGCCAGCTGTATCAGCGATCTGACCTTCAGCGGATACATAGCCTCGGGAGAAGAGCGCACGGCGGGCGAGCCGGACTACTCCGAGATCTTCACCGTCTGCCCAGACGTACCGTTGGACGACCCCAGGGTCCGGGCGCAATGGCCCTGCCATGGCCCGGTTCCCTGGCCCGATGACGAGTACGAGCGCGCCATGACGGCCTTCATGGCGGGGCTGGGCGTCATCGGCGAGAAACTGCTGAGACTGGCGGCGCTGGGACTGGGCCTCGACCTCGACACATTGACGAGCCTGACGCGGGATGGCTGGCACCACCTGCGGGTGCTTCGCTTTCCGGCCCGGTCCGCGCGGACGAGCCGGGGAATCGGAGCTCACACCGACTACGGGCTCCTCGTGATCGCCGCGCAGGACGACGTCGGTGGCCTCTACATCCGCCCGCCGGTCGACGGCGAGCGGCGCACCAGGAACTGGCTGCCGACCGAAAGCATGGCCGGCAGGTACGAGGACGACGAGCCCTGGACGTTCGTGGAGCCGGTGCCCGGCGTCGTGACGGTCTTTCCCGGCGACATGCTCCAGCTCATCACCGACGGATTGCTGCTCTCCACCCCGCACAAGGTGCGGCTCAACACCCGCGCGCGATATGCCCTCGCGTACTTCCACGAGCCGCGCTTCCAGGCCCGTATCCGGTCGGTTTCCGGGGAAAATGACGGCGATTCCCTGCATTACGGAAGCCATTTCACCAGAATGTTCATGCGCTCCTACCCCGAGCGCGTCACGACCCGGCGGATCCTCGCCGAGGACCGGTTGTCGCGCCTCGTCCGGTAGGCACCACGTCGCGGAGCGGGACGACGTCGGCGCCTTCCGGGCTGCCTGGCGCGACACGCCGGGCCACGTAGGCGCGCCGTAGGGCACCAGCTTGCTGCCTATTGACAGATTTCGGGATGGTGGACCATCATGCGGGACCTTCAGGTTTCCTGCTGATCGGAGCCTGGTGCAGGCAACCATCCGTGTCCGCCGAGCGACCACCGAACAAACCTTTCGCCAGCCGGCCGGCATCGACCCAGCCGGTCCGCGCGGCGTTCCCGACGAGCCAGACACCGGCGCGCACCACAAAAGTCAGTCTCGTATTCAGCCGACGCCAACGGCAAAGGTGGAGAACATGTCGCACATTGGGAGACCGAACCGTCGACGGGCTGGAACCCGGCCATTCCGGTCCGCCACCGCCCGCCAGTTACCCACCCGCCCGGTCGGGTTACGCCTGGCCGGCGTCGCGGTCGTCGCCGCGAGCCTGGCCTTCGTCTCGGCCTGCGGCGGCTCCGGCGGCACGGGCGCGGCCCCCGCGCCGGCGAGCGGTTCCGCCGGCCAGGCCGACATCCTCGGACCGGTGGCCAAGGCCACGGGCGCGCCCATCACGATCGGCGTGATCACGGACGGCGCCAGCCCGGTCGCCGATCACACCAACGACAACAAGGTCGCCCAGGCCACCGCCAAGTGGCTCAACGACCGCAGGTCCGGCCTCGGCGGCCGGCCGCTCGACATCACGATCTGCGAGACCCTGGGCGACCCGGCCAAGGCGACCGACTGCGGCAACCAGATGGTCGAGAAGGGCGTCGCCGCCGTCGTCATCGGTACCTCCAGCGTCGTCGACAGCGCCTGGAAGCCCCTGAACGACGCCAAGATCCCCGTCATGATCTACGGGTCCGGTGACCCGAGCCTGCTGTCGAGCCCGACGACCTTCAGCCTCGGCAACCCGACCTTCCCGATCATCGACCTGCCGATCCAGGTCGCGAAGGACAAGGGCAACAAGAAGGTCGCCGCCATCGTGATCGACGTCCCGGCGGCCCTGCACTCCGCCCAGGACGTCGCGCCGCCGCTGTTCAAGAAGGCCGGCATCGGCTACGAGCTCGTCCGGGTGGCCCCGGGCACCGCCGACATGACGCCCCAGATGCAGAAGATCGCCTCGGACGGCTCCGACCAGGTCTTCATCATCGGCAACGACTCGTTCTGCATCAGCGCCATGAACGGCCTGAAGCAGGTGGGCTTCACCGGCACCATCAGCGCCATCTCCCAGTGCATCACCGACGCCACCCGCAAGGCGGTCTCCGCCAGCACCCTCAAGGGCATCGTCGTGAGCGCCACGGTGCCGATCGGCCCGGCCAGCCCGTCGATGGACCTGTTCACCAAGGTCGCCGAGACCTACGGCAGCGGCATCGACCTCAGCTACCAGGACGGCATGATCATGTTCTCGCTGGTGGCCGGCCTCCAGGCGGCGACCCAGGGCATCTCGGGTGACATCACCCCGGCGACCATCACCTCGACCATCAAGGCGATGAAGGAGACGGCGCTGCCCGGCGCGGCCGGGCTGAAGTTCCGCTGCAACGGCAAGGCCATCCCCGACCAGCCCGCCGTCTGCGTGCTCGGTGGCCTGACGACGACCCTGGACGACAAGGGCCAGCCCACCGCGTACAAGGTCCTCGGCAACACCCCGATCCCGGCCTGACCCCCGCCGGTGGGCCGAAGGGAAGGCGGACAGCCCGCCCTTCGGCCCACCCCGGCCCCGCCTTGATCGCTTTTTGGCCCTCTGGTGGCTGTGAACCAGGCCCGGCAACAACCACTGGAGGGCCGAAACGCCGATCATGGCGGCACCGGGCTACCTTGCCGGTGGCGGCCCCGGCTACTCAGTGCAGGAGATGATGTCCTCGAGCTCGTCGTCCGTCGGCGCGGCGGGCACGGCGGCCCCGGTCCGGTCGGACTCGCGCACCATGAACCCGTCCAGGATCGCCTCGACGTAGCGTCGCCAGAGGTCCGGCTGGGTGCGCGCGATGTGGCTGCTCAGGCCACCGGTGAGCATGAAGATCATCGGCAGGTCGGTGAGGGTGAAGTCGGCGCGCAGGCGGCCGGTGGACCGGGCCCGCTCGACGATCCGGGTGAGGACCGGCAGCAGCCGTTCCTTCGCGAGATCCCGGTGGCCCTCGGCGACCGAGAGCATGGCCTGCCACATGGCCCGGTCGGAGAACTGGTGCTCACAGGTGCGCAGCACCGCCGTGCGCAGTGCCTCGACGGGGTCGCCGATCTGCTCGGCGGCGAGCAGGATGTCGCGCGCGGCCTCGAACCGCTGCTCGATCAGCGCGCCCAGCAGCGCGTTCCGGTCGGCGAAGTGGCGGTAGACGGTGCCGACTCCCACGCCGGCCGCCTCGGCCAGCTCGTGGAAGGTGACGTCCAGGCCCCGGACGGCGATGAGCCGGTCGGCGGTGGCCAGGAGCAGCGCGCGGTTGCGGGCGACGTCCTTGCGCACGCGCGGGGCGGCGGTGCTGGACACCGCGGCTGTGGCGGGCATGGCTTCGGTTCCTCCGCGGCTCGTCGACGGTGGCGCGTCGGCCCGGCCCGGTAGCGGACCGGGCCCACGCGCCGGGGACGGACGTCGGTCAGGCGCCGAGCGCGATGACCTCCGCTTCATTCTCTCCGGCCTGCCGCACCCGCGACGGCAGAACGACGGCAGTGATCACGGCGCCCAGCATGAGGATGCCGGAGCTCCACCAGAAGGCCGTCGTGTAGCTGTGCAGGGTGGCGAGCACGGCGCGCTGCGGGCCGGGGGAGTGGGACTGGACGTAGCCGCTCATGGCCGAGGCGGCGATGGTGTTCAGCAGCGCGGTGCCGACCGACCCACCGACCTGCTGGGCGGTGTTGACCATCGCCGAGGCCACCCCGGCATCCTGCGGGGCGACGCCCGCGGTGGACAGGCTCATCGCCGAGGCGAAGACGAGGCCGAGGCCGACGCCGAAGACCATGGTGGCGGGAAGGACGTTCGCGGCGTAGGTCGAGCCGGCGTCGATGTGCGTGAGCATCCACAGGCCGACCCCGCCGATCGCCAGACCCGGGGCCATGATGAACCGCGGGCCGAACCGCGTGGTGAGCACGGTCGAGCCGATCTGCGAGGCGACCATCAGGGCGGCGGTCATCGGCAGGAAGGCGAGGCCCGACCGCACGGCGCTGAAGCCGAGGTTCTGCTGCAGGTAGTAGGTCAGGAACAGGAAGACCCCGAACATGCCGGCGCCGGACATCAGGATCGCCAGCAGCGACCCGCCGCGGTAGCGGTCGAGGATGACCCGCAGCGGCAGGACCGGGTGCGCCACCCGCTGCTGGACCAGGACGAACGCGACCAGCAGCACCCCGGCGGCGACCAGGAAACCGATCGTCACCGGGTCGGCCCAGCCACCGGTCTCGGCGTGCGAGAAACCGTAGACGACGGAGAACAGCCCGGCGGAGACGAGCACGATGCCCGGGAGGTCGAGCCGGGGACGTTCCTGCGCGGCCTGGTTGCGAAGCCACGCGACGCCGCCGGCGAACGCGAGCGCCGCGAAGATCAGGTTGACGTACATGCACCAGCGCCAGGACAGGTACTCGGTGAGCACGCCGCCGAGCAGCAGCCCGATGGCCGCGCCGCCGCCGGCGATCGCCCCGTAGATCCCGAACGCCTTCGAGCGCTCCTTGACGTCGGTGAACGTGGTCGTCAGCAGCGACAGCGCTGCCGGCGCGAGCAGCGCGCCGAACCCGCCCTGCACGGCGCGGGCGACGACGAGCATGCCGAAGCCGGTGGCCGCGCCGCCGAGCGCCGAGGCGATCGCGAACCCGACCAGGCCGATGAGGAACATCCGCTTGCGGCCGAACAGGTCGGCGAGGCGCCCGCCGAGCAGCAGCAGGCTACCGAACGCGAGGGCGTACCCCGTCACGATCCACTGCCGCTGGTCGTTGGTGAAGCCCAGCGCGCGCTGCGCCGACGGCAGCGCGATGTTCACCACCGTCGTGTCCAGCACGACCATCAGCTGCGCCAGGCCCAGCAGGCCCAGGATCCACCAGCGCATCCCGTGCATCCGGTCGGTCTCGCCGCCGGCCGGTGGAGCCGTGACGGCGGGCGAGGCCTGCGCGTCCTTCGTCTGTATGGCCATCCGCCATCTCCGTCCCGGTGAAAGTGGACATCATCGCTCCGTTTCCAGAACTCTATCCAGAAGCGGACGAGCTAAGTCCACTTCGACGGGTGAGCTTCCTTACGGGCCGAGCCTCGGTGATCTTGCTCGTAAGATGACGAAAGTGGCAATTCGTCGTGAAGGGGAGCAATGCGCCCCACGTCGCCGGGCCCTCACACCGGGCCCGGATCGGGGCTGGCGGCATGGGCGCGGTCTACCTGTCCTACACCCCGGGCGGGCGGCGAGTGGCGATCAAGGTCGCGCGGCCGGAGTTCGCCGACGACCCGGAGTTCCGCCGCCGGTTCACCGCCGAGGTGACGATCGCCCAGCGCGTGCGGGGCCTCTACACGGCACCCGTCATCGACTGCGATGGCACGCGGCCCGGCCCTGGCTCGCCACGGCCTACGTGCCGGCTCCCTCGCTGGCGGCGACGGTCGCCCGCCGGGGGGCGCTCGCGGCGGAGTCGGTCCTGCTCGTGATCGCGGGCGTCGCCGAGGCGCTGCAGGCGGTCCACGCCGCCGGAGTGATCCACCGCTCCGACCTCGCGAGACTCGCGCCGTGGAATGGTTCCGGAGCGCCGACGCCCGCCGAATGCGCACGGGTGCTGCGCACCCAGCGGGAGTCGTCGATCAGCAAACACACCGGCCTGCGGTTCTGCGTCGCCGGTTACGACACCGGCCACCTCGCGGCCGGCTATGTGCGGTCGTACAGCGGCGGAGTCAGCCAGATCCAGGTGACGTCTGGAGCGCCACCCTCGGCAGCTGAACGCCGCCGGGGGTGGCAGCAGCTCCCCTCAGGGGCGGGCGGGGTCCGTGGCGAGCAGCTGGTCGAGCTCGGCGAGGGCCTCGCGCAGCCGGTCGGCGAACGCGTGCATGCCGGCGGCCACCGGGCGCGGGGTGCTCAGGTAGATGTTCAGCCGGTCCGCCAGCAGCACGTAGGCGATGCCGATGCACTTCCCGCTGGTCGAGCCGAACCCGAAGTACTCGATGTTCTCCGACGGGGCGGAGCTGGTGCTCAGGTAGTCGTCGCGCATCACCAGCCAGCCCGGCGACTCGTACAGCGGAGACGCCGCCGGCACCCCGAGCTCGGCGCCGTGGCGGCGCTGGATGAAGGCGAGCTCCCACAGGTGCTGTTCGGGCGCGTCGCCGCGCTGGCAGTCGCCGGCCCGGCGGACGTGCGCCCCGGCCGCGGCGCGCAGCGCCTCGCGGCGGGTGGCCGGGTCCGCCGTCGGGTCGTTCATGGCCGCGACGAAGGCCAGCACCTCCGGCGTGACGACCCGCATCGCCTCCGTGCGCCCGTAGCGCCACTGGCGGGTGGCGATCGACTCGTAGGTCGCGCCGATCAGGCCCTTCGCCCGGTGGTGCGCGAGCTGGTAGGCCAGCTGCACCAGCGCGTCCGGTGAGATCCGCAGCGCCTTGGACCGGTCGGCGCCGTGCTCGGGGAAGGTCAGCGCCACCGACGCGGTGTCCGCGCCGAACTGGGTGAACGCCTGGGCCGCCGCCCGGATGTCGGCCCGCAGCGCCTCGTCCAGGACGAAGGTGACGGGCCGCACCGCCGGGCGGCCGTGCGCCCGGGCGCCGGAGCGGGCCGACAGCTCGGCGGCCGGCGCGGCGAGCAGCTCGTCGACGAAGCTCAGGATCGTGGTGCCGTCCAGCCCGCAGTGCTCGACGTTGATCCCGGCCTGGCCGTTCGGCAGGACGACGAACGAGACCGCCTTGTCGTACCAGCGGCCGGCGGCGCTGCCGTACAGCAGCTGGTCGCAGGTGGCGATCCGGTCCGGCGGGGTGACGTGGTCGAGGCAGACGCAGAACAGCGCCCGCTCGACGTCGTCGAGGGCGACCGCGTTCGCCGGGTCGAGGGCGAGCAGCGCCGCCCGGCTGCGGGCCCAGTCCGCGCGGGCCTTCGTGGTGAGGTGCCCGACGGCGGTGTCGTCCGGCGCGGGCGTCAGGTCGGCGGCGGCCAGCACGTCCACCAGGCCGGTGGCCAGCTCGGCGAGGGTGTGCGGGGTGCCGTCCGGGCCGAGCACCTCCAGCTGGAACATCTGCCCCCGGCGGAACACGAGGACGTGGCGGGCGTCCGACGGGCCCGGCCACGCGGCGCTGTAGGGCACCCGGACGGTGTCCTGCTCCAGGCCGGGGATCCGGGTGGTGGAGAACAGGAACCGGTTCTGCACCATCGACTGGGGCTGGCCGCGCCGCACCAGCGGCGGGATGCGCTCCGCGTCCAGCCGCAGCTTGTAGTCGAGCGCGGCGGCGATCAGGCCGGCGGCCCGCTCGACCTGCGGGCCGCCCGGCAGCGCCTCGGCCGTGGGCGCGGGCACGGCGTCGCGGAACAGGAAGAAGAAGTTGGCGTTCAGCGCGATCCGGTCGCGGCGGCCCAGGTAGCGGGCGGGCCAGAACTCGTCGAGCCAGCTGTGGACGCCCTCGCTCGCGTCGAACGCGGCGAGCTGCGCGTGCAGCGCGGGCCCCGGCCCGTCCGGCGCGAGGAACTCGGCGACGGCGGCCTCGGTCGCGGCCAGCTGCTCGGCGGTGAGCAGCGGGGCACACCAGTCCAGGAACCGGGCGCAGCTCTCCGCCAGGCCGGGCAGCGGGACGCGGGGCAGGCTGTCCTCGTTGTCGAAGGTGCCCGTGGCGGGCACCATCCCGCCCGTGGGCGCGGCGGTGGTGGCGGCCTCGCGGCCGGTCTGGACGGTCATCCTGGTCGTCTTCCTCATCGTGGTCGTGGCGGGATCGTGGTCGTGGCGGGCGGCCTGGGCGGGTCCCGACACTGGACGCGCGGCAGCCGACCGGCGCTCGGCTGGTCATGGCACGGGTGGACTCATCCTGGCGGTTGCCAGGCACCGCTGTGACGTATTCGCTGTGACGGATTCGCGCCGATCGGCTTCTCAGCGTGACTCGGGTGGGCGGGAGATGAACAACTGGGCGTAGAGCCAGCCGTCGGCCTCAAGCCCGCGCGGATCGACCCCGACCCCCGCCAGCGTCGCCAGCACCTGGTCCCGCTCCTGCGGCGAGGCGAACCGGCGCTGCTCGAACATCCGGTCGACGGCCACGGTCTGGTAGCCGAACCCGGCCAGCGTCTCGGCGATCGGGTCGAACGGGAACATGCGCAGCGTGAAGTGCGCCATCCACGGCAGGCCCGGACGGCCGCCCCCCGCCGTCTCCCCGGGCCCGGGGGCCGCGGACCCGCCGGTGGCGGCCGTGACGATCCGGGTCAGGGTCCGTCCGGTGACGTAGCCCAGGCAGCCGGTCGAGATGACCAGGTCCACGCCGGCGAGGCGGGCCCGCTCCGGCTCGGTCGGATCCCGGGACTCCAGGTCCGCGTGCAGCGCGTCGTCGAGGAACCCGGCGTCGAGGGCGTAGGACAGCGCGGGACCGGACGCGTCGAGCCCGACCACCTCGATGTCCGTCGCGCCATCGCGCGCCGTGGCCAGCGCCCGGTCGCGGGCCACCAGCGCCGCCCGGGTATTCGCGTCGACCGCCAGGCTGTCCTCTCCCGCGTAGCGGTCGTACAGGTCGTCCATGGCGACGTCGAACTTCAGCAGCGCCGCGTTGACGCCATAGGAGCAGCCGACGTCGAGCACGCGCAGCCGCTGGTCCGGGCGCGTTTCCTGGCATTCGTCGATGATTTTGGAGAAGTACGGTTTGGCCAGCTGGGGGAGCCGGTAGTCGAGCGTGCGCAGCGTGCGGAAGTACGCGCGCGGGTCGGGCTGGTTGTAGACGTGCTCCAGTGAAACCTTTCCGGTCGCGTCGAAATCCATGGTCGGTGCTCCTCTCGATCCGCCCGTCAACGGGCGGTCAGGGCGGGCATCGGTCCGGAATGCTCGGTCCGGAAATGGGCGGGCGGGAATGGGCGGGCGGGAATTCCCGCCGGCGGGGGATCTGCTCGCCGGTCAGTCGAGCAACGCGTCCACGCGAACGGGCTGTTCGGCCGCCCGCTCGTGCGCGGGAAGCACCCGGCCGAACAACTGCCTGGTCCTGGACAGGCTGCCGACGACGCCCGGCCGCGCGCTGTAGGCGAAGATCACGCTGTGTCGCTGCTCCGGGCCCGTCACCCGGCTGACCCGGTGCAGCGAGTACCGGCCGAGGAAGAGCTGGAGGTCGCCGGGCCGCAGCCGCAGCCGCCGGACGAACCGGTCGCCGTCGCCCGCGAGCACGGCCGCCACGTCCTCGACGTTCTCCTCGGCCGCGGACCGGATGCGCGGGCAGTACTCGAACACGCCGCCCCGTGCCTCCTGGGTCAGCAGGCTCACCGCGAACTCGTTGGTGTCGAAGTGCCAGGGGTGCTCCCGCCCGGGGGCGACCACGTTGACGCACAGGCCCGCCAGCGGGTCCGCCAGCTCGTGCACGGCGGGCAGCTCGAAACAGGCCGCCACGAAGCGCTGGAACGCGACGCTGGTGTAGAGCCGCTCGACGGGATGGTCGGCCGGGATGCGGTCCCGGGCGACGAACGCGTTGCCGCGCCGCATGCTGACCCGCCCCGGGTGCCCCGGCGGCAGCGGTGTCCCCGGCGCGATGTTGTACGCGTTGACGGTCTCGTCGCCGTAGTAGGCCAGCGGCGCGAGCCGCGCGCACTGGTCGCGCAGGCGTTCCAGCGCCGCGGGCCGGACGAATTCCGGAAGCACACAACAGCCGGACGCGGCCAGCTCGCGCCGGACACCCTCGATGAGTTTCCCCTGGTCGGCGCTCTCCTGGGGCGCGAACAAGGGGTAGGCCTCGGTGTTCACGACGGCCTCGACCGCCTGGGCCGTCGCGAGGTCGTCAGTGACGGTCTCGGGCCTGGTCACGGGAATCCCTCCATCGACCGTCCACGCCACGCGCCGTCCGGTAATTCGGGCGCCTTGAAGAACCCAGCACAGTTTTCCGGCAGGTATCCGCGCAACGTCCGGCAATGTGACCGGTAACACGATGGACATCTTTCGGCCGCTTACCGGTCCCGTTCCCGCTCGCGGCGGCAAACGAGCAGGTCGAAAGCACAGTCACGCGCGGGCGGGCGCGGCGACTGGCCGAGGGAAGGCGACCGGCCGAGGGAGGCGACCGGCCGGGCGAAGGCGACGGGCCGGGCGAAGGCGACCGGCCGGGCGAAACCGCGCCCGGCCGGGTCAGTCCCGGCCGGACAGGACGCAGAACTCGTTGCCGGACGGGTCGGCCAGCACGACCCAGGACTCCTCGCCGGTCTGGCCGACGTCGGCCCGGGTCGCGCCGAGCCCGATCAGGCGCTCCACCTCGGCCGCCTGCTCCTCGGGCGACGACGGCGACAGGTCCAGGTGCAGGCGGTTCTTGAGGGTCTTCGACTCGGGCACCGCGGTGAACAGCAGCTGGACCGAGCTGTCCGGGACCGCGACGGTCCAGTCGCCGTCGTCGTCCTGCTCGGGCTCCACGCCGAAGACGTCCGCCCAGAACCGGGCGAGCGGCACGGGCGCGACGGAGTCGACCACGAGCCATGTCCACCTGAGCGCCACGTCTGCCTCCCTCACCCGGACCTTGTGCCCGGAAATCCTCATGCCCGGAATCCTCTCGGCGGCCCGGACCAGGGCCCCAAGGTCAGGGCCCCATGGGCGCCGGTCAGGACCGGTCGTCGTCGCGGTCCCACTGCTCGTTGCGCTCGTCGAGGCGCTCCCGCCACGCGGCGGCGTCGGCCGCGCTCGCGTACGGGCCGAGCCGGCGGTGGCCGGGCATGTCCGGCGGGTTCTCCGGACGCTGGTGCTCCATGCACCACCACCAGCCGGACGGGTTCCAGGCCCGCCCGTCCGGCGCCTGGGATCGGGAGGCCTCGGACCGAGGCCGCCCACCCAGTCCAACGGCCGCGGCGGCGCGGCGCAGCAAGTTCGCCATGATCGGGTGCTTACCCCGGTCAGATCATGATCGATCCTCGCGGCGGGCATCGACCTCGGCCGGGCCGAGGCTGCGCCAGAGGAACTCGTAGGTCAGCGCCAGCTTGTGGGCGAGCTGCTCGTTGTCGGCGGCGCCGCCGTGGCCGCCCTCGATGTTCTCGTAGTAGCGGACGTCGTAGCCGAGCTCGGCCAGCCGCGCGACCATCTTGCGGGCGTGCCCGGGATGGACGCGGTCGTCCCGCGTCGACGTCGTGACCAGCGTCGGCGGGTAGGGCTGGCCCGGCCGGACGTTCTGGTAGGGCGAGTACTCGCGCAGGAACGCCCAGTCGGCCGGGTCGTCCGGGTCGCCGTACTCGGCCATCCACGAGGCTCCGGCCAGCAGTTCGTGGTAGCGGCGCATATCCAGCAGCGGCACCGAGCAGACGATCGCCCCGAACAGCCCCGGGTAGCGGGTCAGCATGACGCCCATCAGCAGCCCGCCGTTCGAGCCGCCCTCGATGCCGAGCTGGGCGGGCGTCGTCACCCCCCGCTCGACGAGGTCCCTGGCCACGGCGGCGAAGTCCTCGAAGACGCGCGGCCGGTTCTCCCGGACGGCCGACTGGTGCCAGTCCGGGCCGTACTCGCCGCCGCCGCGGATGTTCGCGACGACGTAGGTGCCGCCGCGCTCCAGCCAGCCGCGGCCGACGGTGCCGCTGTAGCCCGGGGTGAGTGAGACCTCGAAGCCGCCGTACCCGTGCAGCAGCGTCGGCCCGGGTTCTCCAGAGCCGACCACGAAGTAGGGGACACGGGTGCCGTCGTCGGACACCGCGAAATGCTGGCTGACGGTCAGGCCGTCGGCGGGGAAGAAGCCCGGCGCCTGCTTGACGATCTCGGGCCGCGCTCCGATGTCGCCGCGGTACAGCGTCGCCGGCTGGGTGTAGCCGCTGGCGTTGAGGTAGTACTCGTCGTCGACGTCGGAGCTCGTGTCGCAGATGGCCGCCGAGCCGGTGTCGGGGAGGTCCGCCAGCGG is a genomic window of Pseudofrankia inefficax containing:
- a CDS encoding HalD/BesD family halogenase; translated protein: MTRPETVTDDLATAQAVEAVVNTEAYPLFAPQESADQGKLIEGVRRELAASGCCVLPEFVRPAALERLRDQCARLAPLAYYGDETVNAYNIAPGTPLPPGHPGRVSMRRGNAFVARDRIPADHPVERLYTSVAFQRFVAACFELPAVHELADPLAGLCVNVVAPGREHPWHFDTNEFAVSLLTQEARGGVFEYCPRIRSAAEENVEDVAAVLAGDGDRFVRRLRLRPGDLQLFLGRYSLHRVSRVTGPEQRHSVIFAYSARPGVVGSLSRTRQLFGRVLPAHERAAEQPVRVDALLD
- a CDS encoding methyltransferase type 12, giving the protein MDFDATGKVSLEHVYNQPDPRAYFRTLRTLDYRLPQLAKPYFSKIIDECQETRPDQRLRVLDVGCSYGVNAALLKFDVAMDDLYDRYAGEDSLAVDANTRAALVARDRALATARDGATDIEVVGLDASGPALSYALDAGFLDDALHADLESRDPTEPERARLAGVDLVISTGCLGYVTGRTLTRIVTAATGGSAAPGPGETAGGGRPGLPWMAHFTLRMFPFDPIAETLAGFGYQTVAVDRMFEQRRFASPQERDQVLATLAGVGVDPRGLEADGWLYAQLFISRPPESR
- a CDS encoding VOC family protein — protein: MALRWTWLVVDSVAPVPLARFWADVFGVEPEQDDDGDWTVAVPDSSVQLLFTAVPESKTLKNRLHLDLSPSSPEEQAAEVERLIGLGATRADVGQTGEESWVVLADPSGNEFCVLSGRD